One genomic region from Vicia villosa cultivar HV-30 ecotype Madison, WI unplaced genomic scaffold, Vvil1.0 ctg.001069F_1_1, whole genome shotgun sequence encodes:
- the LOC131633079 gene encoding protein RBL-like → MCHLSVFPLLFLNCFHFSVKTMNTSLLDPLYGGFPEVIEEYLELEHGIMKCIAFNRRGTLLAAGCNDGSCVIWDFLTRGVAKELRDNECSSPITSICWSNCGNQILISAVDKSLSLWDVLSGKRIRRIVLQQTPLHARLHPAGSSKSSLCLACPLSSTPMIVDLDTGGTTFLKVSVSEKPSGPNPGSRNKCSDGSTSFTPTAACFSRYGNLVYVGNSKGQILVIDSIDGEVRGMVPISGGSVVKSIVFSRNGQYLLTNSNDRVIRIYENLLPPKDEIRALDGLSENLSDLNGVEKLKAIGSKCLTLFREFQDAITKVHWKAPCFSSEGEWVIGGSASKGEHKIYIWDRAGHLVKILEGPKEALVDLAWHPVRPIVVSVALNGIAYIWAKDYTESWSAFAPDFKELEENEEYVEREDEFDLNPETEKVKGSDVDEDEEVDIMTVEKDLAFSDSDISEEELWFLPVSPIPDVPEQQDKFLESSSKLVDSNNSESTFSEEAVTNRHMTNHASSPVEDDAVGTRTKRNRKPSEKVLELQAEKVNKHSKSSKSSRNKTKSLVDENAGNGFYYDELSDE, encoded by the exons ATGTGCCACCTTTCGGTTTTCCCTCTCTTGTTTCTCAATTGCTTCCATTTTTCCGTCAAAACGATGAACACATCTCTACTCG ATCCGTTGTATGGAGGTTTCCCTGAAGTGATAGAAGAGTATCTGGAGCTGGAACATGGGATTATGAAATGCATTGCTTTCAACCGTCGTGGTACTCTTCTTGCTG CTGGCTGCAATGATGGAAGTTGTGTTATCTGGGATTTTCTAACCAGGGGCGTTGCTAAAGAGCTTCGAGATAATGAATGTTCTTCTCCTATAACCAGTATTTGTTGGTCAAACTGTGGGAATCAAATTCTTATATCTGCTGTTGACAAGTCATTATCCCTGTGGGATGTTTTGAGTGGTAAGAGGATAAGAAGAATAGTTTTGCAGCAAACTCCTTTACATGCTCGTCTTCATCCCGCAGGGTCCTCCAAATCATCTCTCTGCTTGGCATGTCCTCTCTCAAGTACTCCGATGATTGTTGACTTAGACACCGGAGGTACAACTTTTCTAAAAGTTTCAGTCTCCGAGAAACCAAGTGGACCAAACCCTGGCTCACGCAATAAGTGTTCTGATGGAAGTACCTCCTTCACACCTACCGCAGCATGTTTTAGTAGGTATGGAAACCTGGTTTATGTAGGAAATTCAAAAGGGCAAATTCTTGTAATTGACAGTATAGACGGTGAGGTGCGTGGCATGGTTCCCATCTCGGGTGGTTCAGTAGTGAAAAGCATTGTATTCAGCAGGAACGGACAGTATCTTCTGACGAATTCAAATGATAGAGTAATCAGGATTTATGAAAATCTTCTTCCCCCGAAAGATGAAATTAGAGCACTAGATGGACTGAGTGAGAATCTCAGTGATCTAAATGGTGTTGAGAAGTTGAAGGCCATAGGATCAAAATGTTTAACTTTATTCCGAGAGTTTCAAGATGCAATAACAAAGGTGCATTGGAAAGCACCCTGTTTCAGTAGTGAGGGTGAGTGGGTTATTGGTGGTTCTGCTAGCAAAGGAGAGCATAAAATTTACATATGGGATAGAGCTGGACATCTTGTGAAAATCCTTGAAGGGCCTAAGGAAGCCCTTGTTGATTTAGCATGGCATCCTGTACGTCCTATTGTTGTATCAGTTGCTTTGAACGGCATAGCTTATATCTGGGCTAAAGATTACACCGAGAGCTGGAGTGCTTTTGCTCCTGATTTCAAAGAGCTTGAGGAAAATGAGGAGTACGTGGAACGTGAAGACGAATTTGATTTGAATCCTGAAACTGAGAAG GTAAAAGGATCTGATGTCGATGAAGATGAGGAAGTTGACATTATGACAGTGGAGAAGGATCTTGCTTTCAGCGACTCTGATATATCCGAAGAAGAATTATGGTTCTTGCCAGTATCTCCCATTCCCGATGTTCCTGAACAACAAGATAAATTCTTAGAAAGTTCTTCAAAGCTGGTGGACAGCAATAACTCTGAATCCACATTTTCAGAAGAGGCTGTTACAAATAGACATATGACGAATCATGCCTCAAGTCCCGTGGAAG ATGATGCTGTAGGAACAAGAACTAAAAGAAATCGAAAACCATCAGAGAAGGTGCTGGAGTTGCAGGCAGAAAAAGTAAACAAACACTCAAAGTCTAGCAAATCAtcaagaaacaaaacaaaatctttgGTTGATGAGAATGCTGGTAATGGTTTTTATTATGATGAGCTTTCTGATGAATAA
- the LOC131633119 gene encoding glutathione S-transferase T3-like — protein sequence MQSNDKELESPQVLTQDGSETINLGEEIGSVPITNTPKTRFQPKEDEVLIQFWLNISKDSIVGVDQKGDYFWKRICEAYNKHRDKNYQERNLLALKGRWHKKINPSVQKLFWCYKQALAAKKSGSYEINIISTAHNIYYQDEHEKFTLEEAWRLLKDEPKWLAGSSEPSAKRTKNSISGAYSSSSNPPTPTSSEYNSPSPTFLRRPIGQKAAKRKEKEKFVESSNPKVEFNTLKIGFDKKLELMSGFARDYARIESEKVEIEKKKVEGEMQRAENEKDRLKINDLQILSKDTSNMNPRQLQAHELLCELISKKYGLN from the coding sequence ATGCAATCTAATGATAAAGAGCTTGAATCACCACAAGTTCTCACTCAAGATGGGTCAGAAACTATTAACCTTGGTGAAGAAATTGGCTCTGTTCCTATTACGAATACACCAAAAACAAGATTCCAACCAAAGGAGGATGAAGTTCTTATTCAATTTTGGCTCAATATTTCAAAGGATTCAATTGTTGGAGTTGATCAAAAAGGAGATTATTTTTGGAAGAGGATTTGTGAAGCTTACAACAAGCACCGCGACAAGAATTATCAAGAGAGGAATTTGTTGGCATTAAAAGGTCGTTGGCACAAAAAGATTAATCCATCTGTTCAAAAATTGTTTTGGTGCTACAAACAAGCTTTGGCTGCAAAGAAAAGTGGGAGCTATGAGATTAACATCATTTCAACAGCACATAATATCTATTACCAAGATGAACATGAAAAATTCACATTAGAGGAGGCATGGAGATTACTGAAGGATGAACCCAAATGGCTCGCAGGTTCATCGGAACCTTCTGCAAAAAGAACAAAGAATTCAATTTCAGGggcatattcatcttcttctaatCCACCTACACCAACAAGCAGTGAGTATAATTCACCATCACCTACTTTTTTACGTCGTCCAATTGGCCAAAAAGCGGCCAAAAGGAAGGAGAAAGAAAAGTTTGTAGAAAGTTCTAACCCCAAAGTTGAATTTAACACATTGAAAATTGGTTTCGATAAAAAATTGGAATTAATGTCAGGGTTTGCACGGGATTATGCACGTATAGAGAGTGAAAAGGTTGAGATAGAGAAAAAAAAGGTCGAAGGAGAAATGCAAAGGGCCGAGAATGAAAAGGATAGATTGAAGATTAATGATTTGCAAATACTCTCAAAGGATACATCAAATATGAATCCAAGACAACTACAAGCTCATGAATTATTGTGCGAATTGATTAGCAAAAAATATGGACTTAATTGA
- the LOC131633091 gene encoding uncharacterized protein LOC131633091, which produces MASFNSRKGRVSNLKDIADTASWYCAIVLVALILVCIFRESSMLHQNHDHNIILYKRPYCDEIYVVGEGETLHTISDKCDDPFIVENNPHIHDPDDVFPGLVIKITPSRH; this is translated from the coding sequence ATGGCTTCCTTCAACTCAAGAAAGGGACGAGTCTCAAATTTAAAAGACATAGCTGATACAGCTTCATGGTATTGCGCTATTGTTCTTGTAGCACTTATACTTGTATGCATATTTCGAGAGAGCTCTATGCTTCACCAAAATCATGATCACAACATCATCTTGTACAAACGACCATATTGTGATGAAATCTATGTGGTTGGTGAAGGTGAGACACTTCATACAATTAGTGATAAGTGTGATGACCCTTTTATTGTTGAGAATAATCCTCATATTCATGATCCTGATGATGTCTTCCCTGGCCTTGTTATCAAGATTACACCTTCCCGTCATTAG